The Georgenia sp. TF02-10 genome window below encodes:
- a CDS encoding GntR family transcriptional regulator, with protein sequence MRAGERVYSDLRAEIVDGRLAPGSVLGEVEQAARLGVSRTPLREALSRLAAEGLAVVGKGRTLVVSRLDADDVTHLFELREALETQAARLAAARRADPATFADLAERFTAAAAAVADGDPSRVGYYTVVADLDAAVDDAMASPYLRRSLASLRAHAARARRLSRDNPDRLVRAAHEHQLIAAAIADGDATLAAQATAVHLRASLTSILRALAEAPAGQAAAPVPAATPVPAPAATPVPVPATPGAAR encoded by the coding sequence ATGCGGGCGGGTGAGCGGGTGTACTCCGACCTCCGGGCGGAGATCGTCGACGGCCGGCTCGCCCCGGGCAGCGTGCTCGGCGAGGTCGAGCAGGCCGCCCGGCTGGGGGTGTCCCGCACCCCGCTGCGCGAGGCGCTGAGCCGGCTCGCGGCCGAGGGGCTCGCCGTCGTTGGGAAGGGCCGCACTCTGGTGGTCTCTCGGCTGGACGCCGACGACGTCACCCACCTCTTCGAGCTCCGCGAGGCCCTGGAGACCCAGGCCGCGCGCCTGGCCGCCGCCCGCCGCGCCGACCCGGCCACCTTCGCCGACCTGGCCGAGCGGTTCACCGCCGCGGCGGCCGCCGTGGCCGACGGCGACCCGTCTCGCGTCGGGTACTACACGGTGGTCGCCGACCTCGACGCCGCCGTCGACGACGCCATGGCCAGCCCGTACCTGCGCCGCTCGCTCGCCAGCCTGCGCGCCCACGCCGCCCGCGCCCGCCGCCTCTCCCGGGACAACCCGGACCGGCTGGTCCGCGCCGCCCACGAGCACCAGCTCATCGCCGCGGCGATCGCCGACGGCGACGCGACGCTCGCCGCCCAGGCCACCGCGGTCCACCTGCGTGCCAGCCTCACCAGCATCCTGCGCGCCCTGGCCGAGGCGCCGGCCGGCCAGGCCGCCGCCCCGGTCCCCGCCGCCACCCCGGTCCCCGCCCCCGCCGCCACCCCGGTCCCCGTCCCCGCCACCCCTGGAGCCGCCCGGTGA
- a CDS encoding enoyl-CoA hydratase/isomerase family protein: MSPTGSPAASQAGTGEVVRTAADGVGRITLNRPAAINALTAEMIAAVDEALEAWADDDAVRTVLLDGAGERGFCAGADVRALREAVLDGATERAVGFLRAEYRLDERIATYPKPVVALMDGITMGGGVGLSAHAAVRVVTERSVVAMPETRIGFVPDVGSTHLLGRAPGRTGFHVGLRAASVGPGDAIYLGLADHLVPAADLPALVEELQRGRGREVPAAVARFAVPAPEPALAAERWWVDACYGAPTAREVVRRLEQHEAPGARQAAADLRALSPTAVAVAHQVLARGAAGILRDALALELRAGVGLARRPDFVEGIRAQLVDKDRTPRWRPASLAEVDDEDVTRILATDVPPLW, encoded by the coding sequence GTGAGCCCCACCGGCAGCCCCGCGGCAAGCCAGGCCGGCACCGGAGAGGTCGTCCGCACCGCCGCGGACGGCGTTGGCCGGATCACGCTGAACCGGCCGGCCGCCATCAACGCGCTCACCGCCGAGATGATCGCCGCCGTCGACGAGGCCCTGGAGGCCTGGGCCGACGACGACGCCGTGCGGACCGTCCTGCTTGACGGCGCCGGCGAGCGCGGGTTCTGCGCGGGCGCGGACGTGCGGGCCCTGCGGGAGGCCGTCCTGGACGGCGCCACCGAGCGGGCGGTGGGCTTCCTGCGGGCCGAGTACCGCCTGGACGAGCGGATCGCCACCTACCCCAAGCCCGTGGTCGCGCTCATGGACGGGATCACCATGGGCGGCGGCGTCGGGCTCAGCGCGCACGCGGCGGTCCGGGTGGTCACCGAACGGTCGGTGGTGGCGATGCCGGAGACCCGGATCGGGTTCGTGCCCGACGTCGGCAGCACCCACCTGCTCGGCCGGGCGCCGGGGCGCACGGGGTTCCACGTCGGGCTGCGGGCGGCGAGCGTGGGGCCGGGCGACGCCATCTACCTCGGCCTGGCCGACCACCTGGTGCCCGCCGCGGACCTGCCGGCGCTGGTCGAGGAGCTGCAGCGCGGGCGTGGCCGGGAGGTCCCCGCGGCCGTCGCCCGGTTCGCCGTCCCGGCCCCGGAGCCCGCGCTGGCGGCGGAGCGGTGGTGGGTCGACGCGTGTTACGGCGCCCCGACGGCCCGCGAGGTGGTCCGGCGGCTGGAGCAGCACGAGGCACCCGGAGCGCGGCAGGCCGCCGCCGACCTGCGGGCCCTCTCCCCCACCGCCGTCGCCGTCGCGCACCAGGTGCTGGCGCGGGGCGCGGCGGGCATCCTGCGCGACGCGCTGGCGCTGGAGCTGCGGGCCGGCGTGGGCCTGGCCCGGCGGCCGGACTTCGTCGAGGGCATCCGCGCCCAGCTCGTGGACAAGGACCGCACGCCGCGCTGGCGACCGGCGTCCCTGGCCGAGGTCGACGACGAGGACGTCACCCGGATCCTCGCCACCGACGTCCCGCCGCTCTGGTAG
- a CDS encoding MFS transporter translates to MTGRRSHASVWLIFFVNGAVLSSWAPRIPAVAADLGIRDAHLGAALLGIAAGAIPAMAAANRIARRVGLARSCLWAGAVFPAALPLLALARTTVELTAVLVLLGAASGLLDVTMNTLGIRLQHLRGTALLTGLHSGYSLGVLAGSGGAILATALDAGVGVHFTVVAVVLLGLTGTAAPAVLRLGSQHEPARARPAPHRRSAPPRRSAPPVRSGRVRVTAGVVVLAICGLLLEGLITDWSALLLTRDLAAPATHGAITLTAFSLAMFTSRAVTDRLLHRVPEPVLLAAGSLLTLTAIGLASVSGQAWAMTVAIVLTGLTLGPVFPLAIARAARHSAQDAAVTTARVSILGYSAYLAGPPLIGTFAQTVGLPLAFMLIACTASLGILLTAPAR, encoded by the coding sequence ATGACCGGTCGTCGCAGCCACGCCAGTGTCTGGCTCATCTTCTTCGTCAACGGCGCGGTGCTGTCCAGCTGGGCGCCGCGCATCCCCGCGGTCGCCGCCGACCTGGGCATCCGTGATGCGCACCTGGGTGCGGCGCTGCTGGGCATCGCCGCCGGGGCGATCCCGGCCATGGCCGCCGCGAACCGGATCGCTCGGCGGGTCGGCCTCGCCCGGTCGTGCCTGTGGGCGGGGGCGGTGTTCCCTGCCGCCCTGCCCCTGCTCGCGCTCGCCCGCACCACCGTGGAGCTCACTGCCGTGCTGGTGCTGCTGGGAGCGGCCAGCGGGCTGCTGGATGTCACCATGAACACCCTCGGGATCAGGCTGCAGCACCTGCGGGGCACCGCGTTGCTGACCGGCCTGCACTCCGGCTACAGCCTCGGCGTGCTCGCCGGGTCCGGCGGCGCGATCCTCGCCACCGCCCTGGACGCCGGCGTGGGCGTGCACTTCACCGTGGTCGCGGTCGTCCTCCTCGGCCTGACCGGCACGGCCGCGCCGGCCGTCCTCCGGCTGGGGAGTCAGCACGAACCCGCGCGGGCCCGGCCCGCCCCGCACCGGCGGTCCGCGCCGCCTCGGCGGTCCGCGCCGCCGGTCCGGTCCGGTCGAGTCCGGGTGACCGCGGGCGTCGTGGTGCTCGCGATCTGCGGGCTCCTGCTCGAAGGGCTGATCACCGACTGGTCGGCGCTGCTGCTCACCCGCGACCTTGCCGCACCAGCCACCCACGGCGCCATCACGCTCACCGCGTTCAGCCTGGCGATGTTCACCTCCCGCGCCGTCACCGACCGCCTCCTGCACCGAGTACCCGAACCCGTGCTGCTTGCCGCCGGGAGCCTGCTGACCCTGACCGCGATCGGCCTGGCCTCGGTCAGCGGGCAGGCGTGGGCCATGACGGTCGCGATCGTCCTCACCGGGCTCACCCTCGGGCCGGTCTTCCCCCTGGCCATCGCCCGCGCCGCCCGGCACTCCGCGCAGGACGCAGCGGTCACCACCGCCAGAGTCAGCATCCTCGGCTACAGCGCCTACCTGGCCGGCCCACCGTTGATCGGCACCTTCGCGCAGACCGTCGGCCTGCCGCTCGCGTTCATGCTCATCGCCTGCACCGCGTCCCTGGGAATCCTGCTCACCGCCCCCGCGAGATAG
- a CDS encoding DUF664 domain-containing protein translates to MSTDDAPPAGDTPWEPPLAGTEVEHLLGALDRLRTTFRWKVDGLDAAGLGAKIPTSALTLGGLLKHLACGEDVMFTVKLSGEAPGEPWQSADWDTHPDWDFTSAAEDTPEQLYRLWEGAVERSRERVARALADGGLDHPAHVGRGEEHASLRRLLCDLIEEYGRHTGHADLLREAVDGLVGEDPPPGWRPTRP, encoded by the coding sequence ATGTCGACAGACGACGCTCCGCCCGCCGGCGACACGCCGTGGGAGCCGCCGCTCGCCGGCACCGAGGTCGAGCACCTGCTCGGCGCGCTGGACCGGCTGCGCACCACCTTCCGGTGGAAGGTCGACGGCCTGGACGCCGCGGGCCTGGGCGCGAAGATCCCCACGTCGGCGCTGACGCTCGGCGGCCTGCTCAAGCACCTGGCCTGCGGCGAGGACGTGATGTTCACCGTGAAGCTCTCCGGCGAGGCCCCGGGCGAGCCGTGGCAGTCGGCCGACTGGGACACCCACCCGGACTGGGACTTCACCTCCGCCGCCGAGGACACCCCGGAGCAGCTCTACCGCCTGTGGGAGGGGGCGGTGGAGCGGTCCCGGGAGCGGGTGGCGCGGGCGCTGGCCGACGGCGGGCTCGACCACCCGGCGCACGTCGGCCGCGGCGAGGAGCACGCCAGCCTCCGCCGGCTCCTCTGCGACCTCATCGAGGAGTACGGCCGGCACACCGGGCACGCCGACCTGCTGCGCGAGGCCGTCGACGGCCTCGTCGGCGAGGACCCGCCGCCCGGGTGGAGACCCACCCGCCCCTGA
- a CDS encoding GlxA family transcriptional regulator, which yields MGERLVAVVGYDGAELLDISCVTSTLTLATRLGAAPPYRTVLLTPGGAPITCDSGLTLAAQGSLQRWTGALDTVVVSGGLGHERAAADPLVVGHVRRLASLSGRVASVCTGASVLAATGLLTGRRATTHWHYADLLARQYRQVHVDPGPIYLRDGNVYTSAGVTSALDLTLALVEEDNGPALARRVARALVTYLQRPGNQAQMSMFTTGPEPRHEAVRSAAALVAERLDGDLSTAVLAAHAGASPRQLTRLFLEHTGRSPARYVRRARLEAAATLLATTDLTVAAVARRCGLGTAETLRQAFAAEYGLPPSAYRASVRRAAGPRTTGQTVSAAPAATLVGASSGPAPDGGRGAAY from the coding sequence GTGGGCGAACGACTGGTGGCCGTGGTCGGGTACGACGGCGCCGAGCTGCTCGACATCTCCTGCGTGACCTCGACCCTGACCCTGGCCACGCGGCTGGGCGCCGCACCGCCCTACCGCACCGTGCTGCTGACACCCGGCGGCGCCCCCATCACCTGCGACTCGGGCCTGACCCTGGCCGCCCAGGGGTCCTTGCAGCGGTGGACCGGCGCGCTGGACACCGTGGTGGTCTCCGGCGGGCTCGGGCACGAGCGCGCGGCCGCCGACCCGCTGGTCGTCGGCCACGTCCGGCGGCTGGCGTCGCTCAGTGGACGCGTCGCCTCCGTCTGCACCGGAGCGAGCGTCCTGGCCGCGACCGGGCTGCTCACCGGCCGGCGGGCGACCACCCACTGGCACTACGCGGACCTCCTCGCCCGCCAGTACCGCCAGGTGCACGTCGACCCCGGCCCGATCTACCTGCGCGACGGCAACGTCTACACCTCGGCCGGGGTCACCAGCGCCCTGGACCTCACCCTCGCCCTGGTCGAGGAGGACAACGGCCCGGCCCTGGCCCGCCGGGTCGCGCGGGCCCTGGTGACCTACCTCCAGCGTCCCGGCAACCAGGCCCAGATGAGCATGTTCACCACCGGCCCGGAGCCCCGGCACGAGGCCGTGCGGTCCGCCGCCGCGCTGGTGGCCGAGCGGCTCGACGGCGACCTGTCCACCGCGGTCCTCGCCGCCCACGCCGGCGCCAGCCCGCGCCAGCTCACCCGCCTGTTCCTCGAGCACACCGGCCGCAGCCCGGCCCGCTACGTCCGCCGGGCCCGCCTCGAGGCCGCCGCGACCCTGCTGGCCACCACCGACCTGACCGTCGCCGCCGTCGCCCGACGCTGCGGCCTCGGCACCGCCGAGACCCTGCGCCAGGCCTTCGCCGCCGAGTACGGCCTGCCGCCGTCGGCGTACCGGGCGAGCGTGCGCCGGGCCGCCGGGCCCCGGACGACCGGCCAGACGGTCTCCGCCGCCCCGGCCGCCACCCTCGTCGGAGCGTCGAGCGGGCCCGCTCCGGACGGCGGGCGGGGCGCGGCGTACTGA
- a CDS encoding CsbD family protein, with translation MGLGDKISNAAEEAKGKAKKAAGDATDNPRLQAEGQADKSSANVKQAGENVKDALK, from the coding sequence ATGGGTCTGGGCGACAAGATCAGCAACGCCGCCGAGGAGGCGAAGGGCAAGGCCAAGAAGGCTGCCGGCGACGCCACCGACAACCCGCGCCTGCAGGCCGAGGGGCAGGCGGACAAGAGCAGCGCGAACGTCAAGCAGGCCGGGGAGAACGTCAAGGACGCGCTCAAGTAG
- a CDS encoding AAA family ATPase, giving the protein MARILVTGMSGAGKTTLLEELAQRGHRTVDTDDDGWVLPGAIWDPARMSELLARHDHVVVSGTVENQGRFYDRFEHIVLLTAPVEVLIERLATRTNNPYGRSAEQQAEVRQYAMEVEPRLRRGASVELDGRRPVAELADAVEELM; this is encoded by the coding sequence GTGGCTCGCATCCTCGTCACCGGCATGTCGGGCGCTGGGAAGACGACCTTGCTCGAGGAGCTCGCCCAGCGCGGGCATCGCACCGTCGACACCGATGACGACGGCTGGGTGCTGCCCGGCGCCATCTGGGACCCAGCTCGGATGAGCGAGCTCCTGGCCCGGCACGACCACGTAGTGGTCTCGGGAACGGTCGAGAACCAGGGCCGCTTCTATGACCGGTTCGAGCACATCGTGCTGCTGACGGCTCCGGTCGAGGTGCTGATCGAGCGTCTGGCGACGAGGACGAACAACCCGTACGGCCGCTCGGCCGAGCAGCAGGCTGAGGTCCGCCAGTACGCGATGGAGGTCGAGCCTCGGCTGCGACGAGGCGCGAGCGTCGAGCTTGACGGCCGCCGACCCGTCGCCGAGCTGGCCGATGCGGTCGAGGAGCTCATGTAG
- a CDS encoding glutamine amidotransferase, which produces MSRPFLLLASRLEDLAAAEEYASFLTLTGLAPADLVRVRMETGPFTPLDLDRYAGVFLGGSPFTASAPEEYKSPAQRRVEAELAVVLAEVRARDVPFFGACYGIGTLVRQAGGVVDGTYAEATAAVTVELTEEGRRDPLLAAMPPSFAAYTGHKEACTVLPPGAALLATSAACPVQMVRLGRNQYATQFHPEMDRAAVLTRIRVYQHAGYFPANEVDAVVQRVAGADVSASHRLLRSFVERYG; this is translated from the coding sequence ATGTCCCGCCCGTTCCTCCTGCTGGCCTCGCGGCTCGAGGACCTCGCCGCCGCGGAGGAGTACGCCTCGTTCCTCACCCTGACCGGCCTGGCGCCGGCGGACCTGGTGCGGGTGCGGATGGAGACCGGGCCGTTCACCCCGTTGGACCTGGACCGCTACGCCGGGGTCTTCCTCGGCGGCAGCCCGTTCACGGCGTCCGCCCCCGAGGAGTACAAGAGCCCGGCCCAGCGGCGCGTGGAGGCCGAGCTCGCCGTCGTCCTGGCCGAGGTCCGGGCCCGGGACGTGCCCTTCTTCGGGGCCTGCTACGGGATCGGGACGCTCGTGCGGCAGGCGGGCGGCGTCGTCGACGGCACCTACGCGGAGGCGACCGCGGCGGTGACGGTGGAGCTGACCGAGGAGGGTCGGCGGGACCCGCTGCTGGCCGCGATGCCGCCGTCGTTCGCCGCCTACACCGGGCACAAGGAGGCCTGCACGGTGCTGCCGCCGGGCGCGGCCCTGCTCGCCACGTCCGCCGCGTGCCCGGTGCAGATGGTGCGGCTGGGCCGGAACCAGTACGCCACGCAGTTCCACCCCGAGATGGACCGGGCCGCCGTCCTCACCCGCATCCGGGTGTACCAGCACGCCGGGTACTTCCCGGCGAACGAGGTCGACGCCGTCGTCCAGCGGGTGGCCGGTGCGGACGTCAGCGCCTCCCACCGGCTGCTGCGCTCCTTCGTGGAGCGCTACGGGTAG
- a CDS encoding Uma2 family endonuclease — protein sequence MIVLPRSRPLTRGDLTAAPDDGHRYELVDGSLVVTPAPSAGHQRAVVRLAVLLDRACPPALEVLVAPFDVALGPDTVLQPDVLATRRADLTDRDLPVAPLLAVEVLSPSTRLVDRNLKRARYEAAGTPSFWVVDPDQPALTAWGLSGGQYVHVAHVVGADVFRSPVPAAVEVVPARLVD from the coding sequence ATGATCGTGCTGCCGCGGAGCCGGCCGCTGACCCGCGGCGACCTGACGGCGGCCCCCGACGACGGGCACCGCTACGAGCTCGTCGACGGGTCGCTGGTCGTGACCCCCGCGCCGTCGGCCGGGCACCAGCGGGCGGTCGTGCGCCTGGCTGTGCTGCTCGACCGGGCCTGCCCGCCCGCGCTGGAGGTGCTCGTGGCGCCGTTCGACGTCGCGCTCGGCCCGGACACCGTGCTCCAGCCCGACGTCCTGGCGACCCGGCGGGCCGACCTCACCGACCGGGACCTCCCGGTCGCGCCGCTCCTCGCCGTCGAGGTGCTCTCGCCCAGCACCCGGCTGGTCGACCGCAACCTCAAGCGCGCCCGGTACGAGGCGGCCGGGACGCCGTCGTTCTGGGTGGTCGACCCCGACCAGCCCGCGCTGACCGCGTGGGGGCTGAGCGGTGGCCAGTACGTGCACGTCGCCCACGTCGTCGGCGCGGACGTGTTCCGCAGCCCGGTGCCGGCCGCCGTCGAGGTCGTGCCCGCGCGCCTGGTCGACTGA